In Apium graveolens cultivar Ventura chromosome 10, ASM990537v1, whole genome shotgun sequence, the following are encoded in one genomic region:
- the LOC141689225 gene encoding uncharacterized protein LOC141689225 isoform X1 produces MTPFVNLNYNGKGQLSNLPEQVRNDVPNGFGGHGALPQTGASAVQDTSFKSISSGPSISSSPAEGRSSIFSSSKFQMNQSNANSTTHVQPQNQLPSKDFVSSFNSTPHMNKPQGNVECSPQSRSPQVPSREKFVLESSSNPAATATNSRLPSSKGLGSGPNLSKQFLSVEEMTKELDVLFEHIEGLGGFGDASMSEQKNSVALEKGIWTLSEKCGNWKTCRRAVQKCRNAEMEIWSLESGVWSLEFGLDWSLDWSLEFQCFITCHSAKCQLPFCQAISLQFPCISKLILY; encoded by the exons ATGACTCCTTttgtaaatttaaattataatggAAAGGGCCAGCTCTCAAATTTACCTGAGCAAG TTCGCAACGATGTGCCAAATGGTTTTGGGGGTCACGGAGCATTACCACAGACAGGAGCAAGTGCTGTACAGGACACATCATTTAAGTCAATTTCAAGTGGACCATCCATTTCATCTAGTCCTGCTGAGGGAAGGTCGTCAATTTTTTCTTCTAGTAAATTTCAAATGAATCAATCGAATGCCAATAGTACTACACATGTTCAACCCCAAAACCAATTGCCTTCTAAAGATTTTGTTAGCTCTTTTAATTCCACTCCTCATATGAACAAACCTCAAGGGAATGTAGAATGTTCACCGCAATCACGTAGCCCACAAGTTCCATCCAGAGAAAAGTTTGTGTTGGAAAGTTCTTCCAACCCGGCTGCTACCGCTACAAATTCCCGATTACCATCTTCAAAGGGGCTGGGTTCTGGACCAAACCTCTCGAAACAATTCCTCAGT GTTGAAGAGATGACCAAAGAATTGGATGTACTTTTTGAACACATAGAAGGACTTGGTGGCTTTGGTGATGCCTCCATGTCTGAGCAAAAAAACTCGGTTGCTCTGGAAAAAGGGATTTGGACTTTGTCCGAAAAATGCGGAAATTGGAAG ACTTGCAGGAGAGCAGTGCAGAAATGTAGAAATGCAGAAATGGAGATCTGGTCTCTGGAGTCTGGAGTCTGGAGTCTAGAATTTGGACTGGACTGGAGTCTGGACTGGAGTCTGGAGTTTCAATGTTTCATCACCTGCCATTCTGCCAAGTGCCAACTTCCATTCTGCCAAGCAATATCACTGCAATTTCCTTGTATttcaaaactcattttatattag
- the LOC141689225 gene encoding uncharacterized protein LOC141689225 isoform X2 — protein sequence MTPFVNLNYNGKGQLSNLPEQVRNDVPNGFGGHGALPQTGASAVQDTSFKSISSGPSISSSPAEGRSSIFSSSKFQMNQSNANSTTHVQPQNQLPSKDFVSSFNSTPHMNKPQGNVECSPQSRSPQVPSREKFVLESSSNPAATATNSRLPSSKGLGSGPNLSKQFLSVEEMTKELDVLFEHIEGLGGFGDASMSEQKNSVALEKGIWTLSEKCGNWKGLLAGLITVRAKTNTPGLLGLQIFVATFL from the exons ATGACTCCTTttgtaaatttaaattataatggAAAGGGCCAGCTCTCAAATTTACCTGAGCAAG TTCGCAACGATGTGCCAAATGGTTTTGGGGGTCACGGAGCATTACCACAGACAGGAGCAAGTGCTGTACAGGACACATCATTTAAGTCAATTTCAAGTGGACCATCCATTTCATCTAGTCCTGCTGAGGGAAGGTCGTCAATTTTTTCTTCTAGTAAATTTCAAATGAATCAATCGAATGCCAATAGTACTACACATGTTCAACCCCAAAACCAATTGCCTTCTAAAGATTTTGTTAGCTCTTTTAATTCCACTCCTCATATGAACAAACCTCAAGGGAATGTAGAATGTTCACCGCAATCACGTAGCCCACAAGTTCCATCCAGAGAAAAGTTTGTGTTGGAAAGTTCTTCCAACCCGGCTGCTACCGCTACAAATTCCCGATTACCATCTTCAAAGGGGCTGGGTTCTGGACCAAACCTCTCGAAACAATTCCTCAGT GTTGAAGAGATGACCAAAGAATTGGATGTACTTTTTGAACACATAGAAGGACTTGGTGGCTTTGGTGATGCCTCCATGTCTGAGCAAAAAAACTCGGTTGCTCTGGAAAAAGGGATTTGGACTTTGTCCGAAAAATGCGGAAATTGGAAG GGCTTGTTAGCAGGTTTGATTACTGTTAGGGCCAAAACAAACACCCCCGGTCTTCTAGGGCTGCAAATTTTTGTAGCAACTTTTCTTTAA